The Moraxella nasicaprae sequence CACAGCAAGGGCAAGATGAAATTAACACTTGCAATCCATGCAAAACCTGCTAGAATATCACACACAATTTTCTCGGAGTGTGGCGCAGCTTGGTAGCGCACTTGCATGGGGTGCAAGGGGTCGTAGGTTCAAATCCTATCACTCCGACCAAACTATAATCTAGGGCTATCCGTCATCGTACGATAGCCCTTGTTTTTTCTAGCTTTTAAGCCTTTTTATTGTCTATCACAGTCTTTTATCGTCCGTTGAAATCTATGTTTTTTGTTGGTATATTTGTTGGTATAAAAATTCTTATACCAACACTTAGGGTAAATTATGCTAACAGACACCGCCATAAGACGGCTTAAACCGTCCGACAAATGCACCCCAAACCGCCCTGATAAATATTCAGATGGCAACGGCTTACAATTATGGGTTAGACATACAGGGGCAAAAAAGTGGGTTATCGCTTATCGTTGGCAAGGCAAACAAACCAACATGACATTAGGCGATTATCCCGCCATCAGCCTACAACAAGCACGCCTACAAACCCTAGAAATCCACACCAAAATCAAACAAGGCATTAACCCCAAAACCGCCAAGCCTAATGCCGTACTTTTTGGCGAACTGGCGGACGAATACCACAGCAACAGAAACCCAAACAACCCCACCAACAAGGGCAAGCATACCGTAGTAGTTGGTACATACAAGCGAGACTTTGCCCAATACCAAAACGACATAGCCCCACACCTTGCCCACTTAGACATTAACGCCATTACGCCCCAAATGGTGCTTGAAGTTGCCAAACGCATTGAACAGCGTGGAGCATACGACATGGCAACACGAGCCGTAAACCACATTCAGGCGATATTCACATTGGCACGCCACAAGGGGCTGTATGAGCGTATGCCACCCACCGATGGCATTAAAAAAGCCCTAACCAAGACCAAAACGGAGCATTTTGCACGCCTAGACTTTGGGCAATTACCACGCCTGCTAAATGACATTGAGCAGTCAAGTTGTGAGCCATTAACCAAACTTGCCTTTATGTTCGTTTGCTATACATTTGTACGCACCAAAGAAATGAGATTTATGACATGGCAAGAAATAGATTGGGATAATGCCCTATGGCGTATTCCTGCCGAAAAGATGAAAATGAGAAAGCCCCACATCGTCCCACTAGCACCCCAAACCCTAGCCATTTTACGCCAAATACAGGCATTAGGCTTGTCTGATACTTATGTATTTTTTAACCCAAAATCCAAAGCCCCAGTTAGTGAAAGCATTTTGACACAAGCCCTAAAAAAACTAGGTTATAAGGGCAAAATGACAGGACACGGATTTAGAGGCTTGGCAAGCACCAAACTGCACGAATTGCAATACAGCCACGAAGCCATAGAGCTACAACTAGCCCACAGCAAGGCGGATAAAGTAAGCCAAGCATACAATGGGGCAATGTACCTAGATTATCGTGTGCAGATGATGACAGAATGGGCAGAGTTGATAGACAGTACAAGAAACAAAGATTTGCTATAACCCCTTTTTTAGCCTACCCCCTTTTTTTGGGGGTTTTTTATCATACGCCACCATCAAAAAACCCCACATGAGTAGCAAAATAAAAAAATTTGTGGGAAAAGTATAAAAAAATGGTGCAATTGGTGCATAAGCCTTGAAAATACTAGGTTTAGCATTAAAAAAATGGTGCAAATTTAATAAAAAACGGTGCAACTTTATAAAAAAACGGTGCAACTTGTGGTGCAAGTAACACCATTGTAGGTTATTTTTGTTATTTTTTTTATCAGACAAGGCATAATCACGGTCAATCGACTGTTATTTCAGCCTGTTTTTGGTAATGGGTAAGTTTGTCATGAGTGGTTTTATAGATGGTTTTAGATTGAGACAATCTAATTAGTTTTTGCAAGACTAAAACCATCTAAATCAAGGGCTTATTTTTTTATCATCTTTAAATTTTGCTATTTTTTCATCATATTAGGCATAATATGTTGATGACATCAACATATCCATGCCATCATCTTTAAAATTTTGGATTTTTTAAAGATGACATTTGCCAAGTCATTATCAAAGATATATAATAACGGTATATACCAAATGGAGCTAAGGCAATGCCCATAACCACCGTATTTATGAACAATCGCACCCAAGCCGTACGCATTCCCAGCGGTTTAAAATTTAATGATGATATTAAGCAAGTCATCATCAGAAAAGTAGGTAAAGAGCTAATTATTAGCCCCCAAGATGGCGTATGGGACAGCTTTTTTTTATCCGATGAGCGTGTATCAGATGATTTTGACCGCCCCACGCCTGCAATGCCATCACAACGAGCGTCATTTGATTAAGTTGGAGGGGTTTAATGCACCGCTTTATGTTAGATACAAACATTGTTATCCATATCATCAAACAAAAGCCAGCAAAGTTGTTGGGTAAATTTAATCAGTATGCTGGCAGGATTTGCATTAGTGCTATTACAGCGTCCGAACTATGGGCAGGCGTGTATCACAGTCAAAGAGTGTATGAAAATGGCAAAATTTTGGCGGATTTTTTGTCAAGGATTGATGTGCTACCCTACAAGCCTGATTGTTGCCAGTACTATGGGGAAAATTATGCACAGCTTGCCAAAGATGGGCGATTGATTAGCGAAAATGATTTACACATTGCCAGCCACGCCAAATCACTAGGCTTAATTCTAGTAACCAACAACACCAAAGAATTTGCACGAGTACAAGGGCTTGAATTGCAGGACTGGCTGGAATGATACAGGCGTTTTTTAAACCATTTGCCAAAAATTAAAATACTTTGGTATCAAATCGCAAAATATCAGAAAGGGCAAATGATGGGATAATGTGGGCTATAATGAGATGGCATAAAAGGCGGTAAAAAAACATAACAAATTATTATATCAGCAGACAAGCAAAAGCCCCAAAAACGGGGCTTTTTGTTGGCTTTGTGTAAATAAATTCATCATGACATATTAACCCATTTTTACCCATTCTTACGCATTTTTACCCATCTTAAATTAAAACAATCCGTTATATATCAAGAACTTACATTTTGAAACCTGCCAAATTTGGCATATCATACGCCCTATCTCAAGCAATCTAGGAGCGTATATTATGAGCCAAAATAATCCAACCACCCTACCCCAAGACGGCATGAGCCGATTAAATCAGCTTTTACCCTATTTGCCCATTGGTAAATCCACCGTTTGGGCATGGGTAAAACAAGGCAAATTCCCACCGCCCATCAAGTTTGGCACGCATTGCACCGCATGGAAAAATAGCGATATTTTGTCATGGCTGGACAATCCGAACGGCTGGCAAGAGCCTAAGAGCTTGCAAGGGGGTAAAAATGAGCAAGGCTAAATCTGTTTATGAATATCTGCTAACTGGTGCAAGCATTACCCAAAGGGACAGTGTGGCAATGTTCAATCTATACGCCCTAAGCCAAACATTAGGACGATTAAGGCTAAAAAAAGGCATTCCCATTAAATCTACCGACGAAGTCAGCACCAACGGCACAAAATACACACGCTACTGGCTGGATAGAGCCTACATTGAGAAAGTAAAAAGCGGTGAGATTAAAAGGTACGCCTAGACATTAAAAATCCCCCTTGCCAAACAAGGGGGAACACCAAGCTGGAATATTATATAATGAATAAAATTCAATTTAAAGCTATATTTGATGAAAATATTTCACTTGATAAAAGCGTGAATGTGGAATATGATAAAAATCTCTCTCAAAACTTACTAGCCGTTACGCCAAACGGTTTAAATTGGCTTTTTTTACGCCCAAACACCGCCCAAAGTGGTGTAGGCATGAACCCATCATATACACACAATGTAGATACATTGTGCTTCCCCTTTATGGTGTGGTTGATATTACAAAATAAGCCAGTTGGCGAATATGTAAAGCGGTATCTAGTAAGACCGAGAGTGAGACCACACCGCCCATTTATGGGTAAATTACTCAAAACTTTACTAGGAGCGTCAATCATGACCGCATTTCTTACTGGCATTCTAGCCAAACTATCCCACTTTACCCCTGCTGAAAGCCTTGTTATTGGCTTTATCGTTGGCTTGCCCATTGCTTGCCTTGTCATTGGCTTGTTAGCGGTCATGGGGGTGTAAGATGGACGCACTACAACAAGAAAACTACTTTTTAAAATCAGCCCTAGAAAGTGCGACATTTACCCTAAATACCGTTAATCAGTTAATGGCAATTATCCATAACCACGAATTAGAAACGCCAGAATTACAAGCCCTGCTTTGGACGATATGGACGCAAATCGAACAAGTCATTAACGACACCAAAGACATTGCAGGGGGTGTAAGATGATAATTAGCTATCTGGTTAAATGCAAAGAGCTTAACTTTAATCGCTGGTATGATGATTACGAGACCGCCCACACGGTTGTATTACAGCTTGCCAAAGATTACCCCTTATTGACCTTTGAGATGTACAAAAACACGCTTTTTGTTGATGATGACGAGTTGGGCGAACAAGGGGTAAAGGCATGAATAGAAACGATACCATCACGCCAGCACACACCGTGCAAGAAGTAGATACCATTGATGAGCTTATCAAGACCTACACACAAGCCAGCGATGAGCAAATCAACTATCCACAGCTTAAAGAGCTTGCCTCTAACGCCCTGCTATGGATTGATGATGATATTAACGAACACAAAACGGCTGGCAAAGTGGCAATGGTGCTACAAAATCACAAGGGGCAAGCGGTCAATCTAGCCATACTGGGCAATCAGCCAAACCAAAAACCCCATCTAATCAACCATCAGCACATAGGGGCTGGTGTATTGGGCTTGCTGGCGTGTGATACCGCCTATGTGTTTGATGAGCTGGATTTGGCGTATGAGATGGCAAGCCAATTACAAAGCAAATCAGATGATTATTGCGTGTTGATTGCCTTTGGAAAAGTCGCACAGGTTGCCAAAGTCTTTGCACAGACAAAACGCCTGATTTTACCCATTTACCGCCACCAAGCGGACGAATTACAAGCCAAGATAGGCGATATACCTCATGTGCAAATTCACGCCTGCCTAGACCCCATACAAGACACTTTGGCAAAGTTGGACGGTAAAGACAGCGATATAAGCCCCATCAAAAGCCTAGATTTTCGTTATCAAGGCGGTTATTTTACCATCAAAGAGAGCAAGCTACACTATGCCAAATATGACAGCAAGACCGAGCAAACCCATGAATTATTCATCTGCAATGCCTTGTATATCGATGGGCAAACTAGGGATAATCAAGGCGGTAACTGGGGGCGTTTGCTACGATTTAGCGATAATGACGGCAGGGTTAAAACTTGGGCAATGCCCACCGCCCTACTGATGGGGGATAGCCGAGAATATCTTAAAATTTTGGCAGATATGGGGCTTGTCATCAACACCAGCACCAAAGCCAAAGCCTTATTAACCGCTTATATCCAATTCCACCCATGCACCGACAAACTGCTATGTGTGGATAAAGTGGGTTGGCATGATACCGCCTACACCTTACCGCATAAGACTTGGGGCGATGGCGTGATACTGCAAGCCAGCCACAGCACACACAGCTATCACACCAAAGGCACGCTAGAACAATGGCAACAGTATGTATCAAAGCCATGTATCAATCATGACCGCCTAGCGTTCGCCATTTGTACCGCTTTTGCTGGCACGCTATTAAAACCGCTTGGCGAGACAAACAGCATAGGCTTTCATTTTGTGGGTGCGTCCAGCATGGGCAAATCCTTAGCCCTACGGCTGGCGGTCAGCGTGTGGGGTCATCGTGAGTTTGTACGCACTTGGAACGCCACCAGTAACGGCATGGAAAGCATAGCAAGTTTGCATAATGATAATTTCTTGGCACTTGACGAATTGGGGCAATGCGATGCCAAAAAAATTGATGGCTTAATTTATATGCTAGGCAATGGCGATGGTAAAACACGCATGAACAAGAACCTAACCGCACGCCAGCCCCACCAATGGCGGATTTGTTACCTATCAACAGGCGAGATTACCTTAGATGGCGTACTAAAACAAGCAGGCAAAAGTATCAGAGCAGGGCAGGCGGTCAGATTTGCCCACATCAATGCAGACGCTGGCAAGGGCTTAGGAATGTTTGACACCCTAGCAGGGGCAACCGATGGGCATAGCTTGGCAGTACAGCTAGATAATCACGCCAGCCAGTATCACGGCACGGCAGGCGTGGCATGGCTGGACTATCTAACCAATCATGCCTATTTGCCACAGCTAAGGGGCTTTATTGATGAATTTATTGCCTTGTATGATGGGCTTAGCAGTCAAGCAATGCGAGTTTGTCAGTATTTTGCTATTGTAGCAGGTGCTGGCGAGCTTGCTACAATGGCAGGCATCACAGGCTGGGGGCAAAGACAAGCCCTACAAGCGGTTAAAGTGTGTTTTGATGATTGGCTAAATACCTATGGCAAATATGGGGATATGGAGCTTTACGGCTTAATCGAGCGTGTTATTACCGCCATTGAAACGCACCAATACGGACGAATGACAAACCTACAACAGACCGTCGCACTTAATGATAGTTTTGCTGATGGCAAACCCAACTTATTGGGATATATTGATAAAGGCTTGTATTTGTTTACCAGTAGTGGTTTTAGCGAAATAGCAAACCCATTAAACAAGGTTCAGGCAATCAACATACTACAAAAAGTTGATTTAACCAAAGCCAATCACAGAAAGAAATACAAAAAACAAATCAACGGCAAACCGCAATTATTCTATGCCATCAAAGAGCAGATTTTGACCTTTTTAGACGATGAAGCATAGAAACATAAAATTACACAAAATTACAATAAATCCCATAATAAAAATATGGGATTTTTTGTTTTTTGGGAAAATGGTGCAACTTGCACCATTTTTTTGCAGAGTTGCACCATTTTTATTTTGCTAAAACATAGTAATACCAATGTCTATGCACCAATTGCACCAGTTGCACCACAAAAAAACGCATATACAGAATTTTTTATTTTTTAGGGTGAAATTTGTGTAAAGTTTTGTAATTTTAGAAACAATTAAAAAAGCGTTGATGACGGAGCAAAACCCCAAAATCCAACCCACCCCCCAATCAAAGCATTTGGCAAAATGATAACAATAGGCAACCAATGACAGCCCACCAATTAGCCAAAAATTAAAATACTTTGGTATCAAATCGCAAAATATCAGACAGGGCGAGCAGTCATCAAAGGTTTTGATAAGGCGGATAACGCCACAAAAAAGTAGCGTTTTTTATGGGTAGTGTGGCGGTTGTGATGGGGTTTTTGTACATTATAAAAAAGACTTTTCCGACAGATACGCACGCGAGGATTTTTTAGCCTATTTGGAATGGTAAAAAAGGTTCTTTGTATGATAAAAATCCCATTTGAAAAACAACCCCATGACAAGGGGTAATTTTGATATAATTAGGGGCGTAAATAGACCAAAATAACCCAAAAATAGGGGGTCACTTTTTTTATTGTTGGTATATTTGTTGGTATAAAAATATTTTTGTTTTTATAAGTTATTGAAAATAATGGATAAATTTATTTAGTTCGGTTTTTATAACTCCGACCAAATTATAATCTAGGGCTATCCGTCATCGTACGATAGCCCTTGTTTTTTCTAGCTTTATTATGGTCTGCTGGCAAATCAATGTTCATGATTTTAGCCATCAAACATCAATCGCCATCAACGATTTATCCATGCTTTGATACTCGCATCGCCAAACTTAATGCCTCATGCTCAGTCGCAATATTTTATGTTATAATAACACGCATTAAATCCATAAAAATATTAGGGCTTTTTATGAGCAAGTACAACCCCTATGCCAACAGCACATCCATGCATTTTTTTGGCATTGATTTTGATGAAACGCTGATTAAAAAATACAATCAACAAGCCCCTCGT is a genomic window containing:
- a CDS encoding tyrosine-type recombinase/integrase, whose product is MLTDTAIRRLKPSDKCTPNRPDKYSDGNGLQLWVRHTGAKKWVIAYRWQGKQTNMTLGDYPAISLQQARLQTLEIHTKIKQGINPKTAKPNAVLFGELADEYHSNRNPNNPTNKGKHTVVVGTYKRDFAQYQNDIAPHLAHLDINAITPQMVLEVAKRIEQRGAYDMATRAVNHIQAIFTLARHKGLYERMPPTDGIKKALTKTKTEHFARLDFGQLPRLLNDIEQSSCEPLTKLAFMFVCYTFVRTKEMRFMTWQEIDWDNALWRIPAEKMKMRKPHIVPLAPQTLAILRQIQALGLSDTYVFFNPKSKAPVSESILTQALKKLGYKGKMTGHGFRGLASTKLHELQYSHEAIELQLAHSKADKVSQAYNGAMYLDYRVQMMTEWAELIDSTRNKDLL
- the vapB gene encoding type II toxin-antitoxin system VapB family antitoxin codes for the protein MPITTVFMNNRTQAVRIPSGLKFNDDIKQVIIRKVGKELIISPQDGVWDSFFLSDERVSDDFDRPTPAMPSQRASFD
- a CDS encoding PIN domain-containing protein — its product is MLDTNIVIHIIKQKPAKLLGKFNQYAGRICISAITASELWAGVYHSQRVYENGKILADFLSRIDVLPYKPDCCQYYGENYAQLAKDGRLISENDLHIASHAKSLGLILVTNNTKEFARVQGLELQDWLE
- a CDS encoding helix-turn-helix transcriptional regulator, which gives rise to MSQNNPTTLPQDGMSRLNQLLPYLPIGKSTVWAWVKQGKFPPPIKFGTHCTAWKNSDILSWLDNPNGWQEPKSLQGGKNEQG
- a CDS encoding DUF927 domain-containing protein, with the protein product MNRNDTITPAHTVQEVDTIDELIKTYTQASDEQINYPQLKELASNALLWIDDDINEHKTAGKVAMVLQNHKGQAVNLAILGNQPNQKPHLINHQHIGAGVLGLLACDTAYVFDELDLAYEMASQLQSKSDDYCVLIAFGKVAQVAKVFAQTKRLILPIYRHQADELQAKIGDIPHVQIHACLDPIQDTLAKLDGKDSDISPIKSLDFRYQGGYFTIKESKLHYAKYDSKTEQTHELFICNALYIDGQTRDNQGGNWGRLLRFSDNDGRVKTWAMPTALLMGDSREYLKILADMGLVINTSTKAKALLTAYIQFHPCTDKLLCVDKVGWHDTAYTLPHKTWGDGVILQASHSTHSYHTKGTLEQWQQYVSKPCINHDRLAFAICTAFAGTLLKPLGETNSIGFHFVGASSMGKSLALRLAVSVWGHREFVRTWNATSNGMESIASLHNDNFLALDELGQCDAKKIDGLIYMLGNGDGKTRMNKNLTARQPHQWRICYLSTGEITLDGVLKQAGKSIRAGQAVRFAHINADAGKGLGMFDTLAGATDGHSLAVQLDNHASQYHGTAGVAWLDYLTNHAYLPQLRGFIDEFIALYDGLSSQAMRVCQYFAIVAGAGELATMAGITGWGQRQALQAVKVCFDDWLNTYGKYGDMELYGLIERVITAIETHQYGRMTNLQQTVALNDSFADGKPNLLGYIDKGLYLFTSSGFSEIANPLNKVQAINILQKVDLTKANHRKKYKKQINGKPQLFYAIKEQILTFLDDEA